The following nucleotide sequence is from Betaproteobacteria bacterium.
GTTGCTTCGGCATCCATTCGGTGGTCGTGAGCAACTTCTTCAACGGCGGCTACTACCCGGTCGGCGGTGCCGGCGTATTCGCGGAGAAGCTCACCCAGGTGATCGAGGCGGCGGGCGGCGAGGTCCAGGTCGACACGCGCGTGACCGGCCTGCTGCTGGAAGGCGACAGCGTGATCGGCGTCGAGACGGCGCCAGGCGGCGTGTACAAGTCGGAGCGCGTGGTGTCCGACATCGGCGCCCGCAACACCGTCGCGCAGCTGTTGCCGGAGCGCCTGCGGAGTGCGGAGTGGGCACGCGAGATTCTCGCGCTGCGCCCGACGGTCGCTCATGTAGGGCTCTACCTCGGGCTCGAAGGCGACATCGGTGCGATGGGCGCGAGCGCTTCCAACCACTGGTTCTACGAGACCTGGGATCTGGAGGACGCCTGCTGGTCCGCGCCGCGCGAGCAGTCGCTCGCGCCGGTGCTACGCGTTGCCTTTCCGTCGTTGAAGGATCCGAGCTACGACCCGGGTCCGCGCAAGCTGCACACCGTGGAAGCGTTTGCGTATACCGACTGGCAGATTTTCGAGCCCTGGCAGGATTCAGTCCCGGGCCACCGGCCGGCCGCCTATCTGAAGCTCAAGGCGCTCATCCAGAAACGGATGATCGCCCAGTTCAGCCGTTACTTCCCTGCACTCGGACCGCTCATTCGCTACAGCGAGGTGTCGACGCCGCTGTCGATGACGGCCACCACGAGCGCCTACCAGGGCGCCATGTTCGGTATCGAACCGACGCCGCAGCGTTTCCTCTGCAAGTGGCTGCACGCGAAGACGCCAGTGAGCGGCCTCTACCTCGCGGGACAGGACGTCGGCACACCCGGCGTGCAGGGTGCCATGATGGGCGGAATTCTGGCTGCGGCGGCGATCGAGCCCAAGCTCCTCTCGCGCCTGAGTTGATAGCCGGGTCAGTCGGAAAGGCGTTCGTCGAGATCGACGATCCAGTGTTTGACCGGCACACCGGCGATCGTCGCCAGATGCGTCTCGCATCCCATGTTGGCGGTGAGGATGAGCTCGGGGCGTTCCGCTTCCAGCGCCGCGACCTTGTTGCGCTTGAGTTGCTCTGACAGTTCCGGCTGCGTGATGGCATAGGTACCGGCCGAGCCGCAGCACAGGTGCGCGTCGGCGATCGGCGTGAGCTCGTAACCGAAGCTGCGCAGCAGGTCTTCCGCGAGCCCGCGCAGCTTCTGCCAGTGCTGCAGGGTGCAGGGCGGATGAAAGGCGACCCGCGGCATCTTCTTGCCCTTGAGCAGAGACCTGATCAGTGCGCGCTCGCCGGCGATCACTTCGGTCAGATCCTGTGTCAGGGTGCTGATGCGCTCGGCCTTTTCGGCATAGGCGCGGTCGTGCTGCAGGTGGTGCCCGTATTCGCGCACGGTCGACCCGCAGCCCGTGGCGGTCATGGCGAATCCCTCCACGCCCTGTTCGACGTGCGGCCACCAGGTGTCGATGATGCGCCGCATGTCGCTCAACCCATCTTCCTGATAGTCGAGGTGGAAGCGCAGCGCGCCGCAGCAACCCTTGCTGTCGATCAGGGAAATGCCGACGCGATCGAGCACGCGCGCGGCGGCGGCGTTAGTGTTCGGCGTCAGCACCGGCTGCGCACAGCCGGCCAGCGACACGAAACGCCGCTGGTGACGGGCCGGCGGCCATGCGCCGGCGCGCGGCAGTGAGGCCGGCAGCTTCGCCCGCAACACTTCCGGCAGGAAGGGGCGCAGCGCCATGCCGGCGCCGAGCGCAAGGCGGAAAGTGGCGGGCTGCCGGAAGAAGGTCGCCATCACCCAGCGCTGCAGCTTCTCCTGCGTCGGTCGCTCGACGCGCTCGGAAACCAGCTTGCGACCGATGTCCACCAGGTGGCCATAGCGCACTCCGGAGGGACAGGTCGTCTCGCAGGAATGGCAGGTCAGGCAGCGGTCGAGGTGGAGCTGGGTGCGCGCCGTCACCGGAGCGCCCTCCAGCATCTGCTTCATGAGATAGATGCGCCCGCGCGGCCCGTCGAGTTCGTCGCCCCGAATCTGATAGGTGGGACAGGTGGCCGTGCAGAAACCACAGTGCACGCACGCACGCAGAATCGATTCGGCTTCGCGCCCGTCCGGCGTGTCCTTGATGAAGTCGGCGAGTCGGGTCTGCATGGGGCGGCGTGAGGTGTCTACATGAGGTTCGCGGGCACGTCGGTGAGGGGAAACATGCGCCCGGCATTGAGGATGCCGTGCGGGTCGAACGCGCGCTTGAGTCGCCGGTGCAGCGCGAGCAGCGGCGCGGGCAGCGGGTGAAATACCGGCGCGCTGCTGCCGCGCGCGCGAAACAGGGTCGCGTGGCCGTGGGCGTTGGCAGCGGCGGTGCGCACGACTGCTGCCGGCAGGTCGGAAGCGAGCCAGCGCAGCGCGCCGCCCCATTCGATCAGCTGTTCACCCATCAGGTTCAGGGCGGGCGTGGTCGACTTGATCGAGAGCCGCCACAGCGGCGCTGCGCCGGTGAAGAAAGCGTGCGCCTGCTCGCGCAGTGCCGTCCAGAACGCCGCGCCGTCGGCAACTTCCTCGCCGCCCAGCTTGGCGCGGGCGGAGGCGATTGCGTCCGCTGCGCCCGACAGGCGCAGCGTGAGACAGCCCGCGTGGTAACAGGTGGCGGAGAGCGGCAGCGGCGTGCCGGCCCAGCGGTTCATCGCCTCGATCGCGCTCGGCTCGTCCATCTCGAAGCGCAGCGTGAGCTCCTCCGGCGGCAGCGGGAGCACCTTGAAGGACACCTCCAGCAGCAGACCGAGCGTGCCGAGCGATCCGGTGAGCAGGCGCGACAGGTCGAAACCCGCCACGTTCTTCATCACCTGCCCGCCGAAACTCAGCTCGGTGCCGCGACCATCGAGCATGCGCAGACCGAGCACGAAGTCGCGCACGGCGCCGGCATACGCGCGCCGCGGTCCGGAGAGTCCGGCGGCAACGCAGCCGCCGATGGTCGCGTCGGGACCGAAGTGCGGTGGCTCGAACGCGAGCATCTGCCCGCGCTCGGCGAGGGTCGCTTCGATCTCCGTCAGTGGTGTGCCGGCGCGCGTGGTGATCACCAGCTCGGTCGGCTCGTACTGGATGACGCCGCGATAACCGGTCGCGTTGAGTTCGCTGCCGGCACAGGGCACTCCGTAGAATTCCTTGCTCCCGCTGCCCTTGATGTGCAGCGCGTCGCGCCGGTCCGACGCCTCGCGGATGGCCTGCGCCAAGCGGCCTTTCAGGTCATCCATGAGAGGCACCGATGGCAGTCGAAAGCCTGCATCGGCGCCCGGGCGGACGCCTCTGCACGTCTCGAACTCTGCGCGTTACGCGTCCTTCTTCTTCGTTGCGTCGGCGACGACGTCCTTGGCTGCTCCCGTCGCCTTCTTCGTGGCGTCGACAGCGGCGTCGGCCAGGTGCTCGGCGCCCTTGATGGCACCGGTGACGGCGTTGGTGCCCGCGTCGACCGACGTGCTCGCTGCCTCCGCCGCCGCCGTCGCCGCCGTCTTCGCGGCGTCGGACACCTTGGCGGCGGCCGACCCGGCAGACTTGAACGCATTGGTCCCCATCTCGGAGGCCGCATGGGCCGCCTTGCTCGCGATCTCACCGATGGACTTGGCGGCCTCGGCGGAATGGACTGCCATGGTCTCGGCCGTCTTCACGATGCTCGATATCGCATTCGTGCTGGCATCGGTGGCCGTGGCCGTGGCTTTGGTCGCAGATTCTCCCGCCGCGCGGGCTGCCTCCCCCGTCAAGCCGGCCATCTTCTCCGCCATCTTGGTCGCTTCCTCGATGGCGGTGGTGCCGGCTTCGGCGATGGCACCGAAGGCCTTTTCCATGGCCCCGGTCACCCCCGCAAAAAGGCCGCCGATGCCGCCCAGTCCGAGCACGCCGGCAAGACTGCTGTCGATGCCGGCCT
It contains:
- a CDS encoding NAD(P)/FAD-dependent oxidoreductase — translated: MSRDAWDAVVVGSGIGGLACAAALAKYKHRVLVLEQNHVAGGLTHTFTRGDWTWGIGVQNLGDMGQEDENEGLLEWISGGTIHMASMGPVYDIIHFPGGFETQLARPEEALKRELKERFPTCLGQIDSWFDALHAGQSAGHAVFALRAMPEPMATFYRLWRADTIDRWCKRTTREVLEELVTDQRLRCVLAAQWGDYGSKPSASCFGIHSVVVSNFFNGGYYPVGGAGVFAEKLTQVIEAAGGEVQVDTRVTGLLLEGDSVIGVETAPGGVYKSERVVSDIGARNTVAQLLPERLRSAEWAREILALRPTVAHVGLYLGLEGDIGAMGASASNHWFYETWDLEDACWSAPREQSLAPVLRVAFPSLKDPSYDPGPRKLHTVEAFAYTDWQIFEPWQDSVPGHRPAAYLKLKALIQKRMIAQFSRYFPALGPLIRYSEVSTPLSMTATTSAYQGAMFGIEPTPQRFLCKWLHAKTPVSGLYLAGQDVGTPGVQGAMMGGILAAAAIEPKLLSRLS
- the glcF gene encoding glycolate oxidase subunit GlcF — encoded protein: MQTRLADFIKDTPDGREAESILRACVHCGFCTATCPTYQIRGDELDGPRGRIYLMKQMLEGAPVTARTQLHLDRCLTCHSCETTCPSGVRYGHLVDIGRKLVSERVERPTQEKLQRWVMATFFRQPATFRLALGAGMALRPFLPEVLRAKLPASLPRAGAWPPARHQRRFVSLAGCAQPVLTPNTNAAAARVLDRVGISLIDSKGCCGALRFHLDYQEDGLSDMRRIIDTWWPHVEQGVEGFAMTATGCGSTVREYGHHLQHDRAYAEKAERISTLTQDLTEVIAGERALIRSLLKGKKMPRVAFHPPCTLQHWQKLRGLAEDLLRSFGYELTPIADAHLCCGSAGTYAITQPELSEQLKRNKVAALEAERPELILTANMGCETHLATIAGVPVKHWIVDLDERLSD
- the glcE gene encoding glycolate oxidase subunit GlcE, yielding MDDLKGRLAQAIREASDRRDALHIKGSGSKEFYGVPCAGSELNATGYRGVIQYEPTELVITTRAGTPLTEIEATLAERGQMLAFEPPHFGPDATIGGCVAAGLSGPRRAYAGAVRDFVLGLRMLDGRGTELSFGGQVMKNVAGFDLSRLLTGSLGTLGLLLEVSFKVLPLPPEELTLRFEMDEPSAIEAMNRWAGTPLPLSATCYHAGCLTLRLSGAADAIASARAKLGGEEVADGAAFWTALREQAHAFFTGAAPLWRLSIKSTTPALNLMGEQLIEWGGALRWLASDLPAAVVRTAAANAHGHATLFRARGSSAPVFHPLPAPLLALHRRLKRAFDPHGILNAGRMFPLTDVPANLM
- a CDS encoding DUF937 domain-containing protein, giving the protein MATNILESMMTSFGSEFSRLASSYLNASETMTKAAMSTVFPSLLGAVVQQGSTPAGASSLLNAINSPSIGTDIASSMTKMFSGGPAAENLMTLGSNMVKGLFGDRFSNVAETAAKASGLGTAAIEKMFAMGAPLLFGFLKNQVAVGKLDSSGLTKLLESQRDFVKAGIDSSLAGVLGLGGIGGLFAGVTGAMEKAFGAIAEAGTTAIEEATKMAEKMAGLTGEAARAAGESATKATATATDASTNAISSIVKTAETMAVHSAEAAKSIGEIASKAAHAASEMGTNAFKSAGSAAAKVSDAAKTAATAAAEAASTSVDAGTNAVTGAIKGAEHLADAAVDATKKATGAAKDVVADATKKKDA